In Procambarus clarkii isolate CNS0578487 chromosome 5, FALCON_Pclarkii_2.0, whole genome shotgun sequence, the following are encoded in one genomic region:
- the LOC138350765 gene encoding uncharacterized protein encodes MMDNKPEETVPAQKKLRTMVQEQKSSISSLITSCEEVLSQLGEYQGQLGDWKTHHLKLQDRLYALVEQNKSAMQLLELEDTSVVDMTTQGEEGKTQLQAMLGSLDTGNTLQEVDNTIDTADGCSIKVEDWRQKCQELFPNVKTVHTSVKVQETIREALEMMTTETGATADPVHLGDSASSIMNKVQEITEQIPQKQLTIEDLRRMREPVKRLVEAGRVAAVQEDQDGRRSAKITLQDGKLYLHPLPRQPTPDHTLQESEVVGVLEPSCTLAFLDLGWAGSTRGRVTIRLTPDTPLARQFVLLCTGQRGHTYRNTKLLQVWDKGLPGECVGGGDYESNDGWGGAPLLPHLQGQYRGSGRAGAVRASGGPGGPKSAQFIITTRDRMDDLQWPNVIGEVVSGLNVVKAAVNHSDIKQVTVVDCGVVLPL; translated from the exons gataacaagccagaggaaaCTGTACCCGCACAAAAGAAGTTACGTACCatggtgcaggagcagaagagcagcatcagcagcctcattactagctgtgaagaggtactgtcccagctgggggagtaccaggggcagctgggggactggaagactcaccacctcaagctccaggacagactctatgctctggtagagcagaacaagtcagcaatgcagctcttggaactggaggataccagtgtggtggatatgacaacacaaggagaggaagggaagactcagctgcaggccatgttggggagcctcgacaCAGGCAACACCCTACAGGAGGTTGACAACaccatagacacagctgatggGTGCAGTATTAAGGTAGAAGATTGgcgccagaagtgccaggaactcttcccaaatgtcaagactgtccacacctcagtgaag gtgcaggagaccatcagggaggccctggagatgatgaccacagagacaggtgccacagctgaccccgtacacctgggagactcagcctccagcatcatgaataaagttcaggaaatcactgaacagatcccccagaagcaattaaca attgaggacctccgcaggatgagggagcctgtcaagaggctggtggaggctggccgggtggcggccgtccaggaagaccaagatggccgccgctccgccaagataactctacaagacggaaagctgtacctccacccactcccacgtcagcccacgcccgaccacaccctccag gagagtgaggttgtgggcgtgctggagccctcctgcaccctggcgttccttgacctcgggtgggcggggtcaacaagagggcgggtcaccatccggttgacccctgacactccgctggccagacagtttgtgttgttgtgtacgggccagcggggccacacctaccgcaacactaaactatTGCAGGTGTGGGACAAGGGTCTCccgggggagtgtgtggggggtggagactacgagagtaatgatggttggggaggagccccactgctgcctcacctccaggggcagtaccggggGTCAGGCCGGGCAGGAGCTGTGCGCGCCTCGGGTGGGCCGGGGGGTCCCAAGAGTGCCCAgttcatcatcaccaccagggaccgaATGGATGATCTCCAGTGGCCAAATGTCATCGGTGAAGTGGTGAGCGGCCTGAATGTGGTGaaggcagcagtcaaccacagtgacattaagcaggtgactgtggtggactgtggtgttgtgctgccactctag